In the Peromyscus maniculatus bairdii isolate BWxNUB_F1_BW_parent chromosome 20, HU_Pman_BW_mat_3.1, whole genome shotgun sequence genome, one interval contains:
- the Mapk8ip2 gene encoding C-Jun-amino-terminal kinase-interacting protein 2 → MADRAEMFSLSTFHSLSPPGCRPPQDISLEEFDDEDLSEITDDCGLGLSYDSDHCEKDSLSLGRSEQPHPICSFQDDFQEFEMIDDNEEEDEDEEDDEEEEEEGDGEGKAGGGSGSEALVGETLLPSPSLEESHKHRPTTLHLTTLGAQDSLNNNNGGFTSAPPSSWQETVLRSPAQEPVKELPAPLRPAEEEPHEARSLVHPGCDCEGNPPPEPPVSGGASPSSDPGIEADLRSHSSGGREGRRSSQELSSPGSDSEDAGGARLGRMISSISETELELSSDGGGSSSGRSSHLTNSIEEASSPASEPEPEPEPLHEPPRRPAFLPVGHDDTNSEYESGSESEPDLSEDADSPWLLSNLVSRMISEGSSPIRCPGQCLSPAPRLPEEAAASQASRVPQDCQDPEAVAGPHVELVDMDTLCGSPPPAPAAPRLGPAQPGPCLFLSNPTRDTITPLWATAGRTARPGRSCSAACSEEEDEDEEDEEDEDDAEDSVVPPGSRSTGSSAPLDASLVYDAVKYTLVVDEHTQLELVSLRRCAGLGNDSEEDSSCEASEEEAGATLLGGDQGPGDASPDSPDLTFSKKFLNVFVNSTSRSSSTESFGLFSCLVNGEEREQTHRAVFRFIPRHPDELELDVDDPVLVEAEEDDFWFRGFNMRTGERGVFPAFYAHAVPGPAKDLLGSKRSPCWVERFDVQFLGSVEVPCHQGNGILCAAMQKIATARKLTVHLRPPASCDLEISLRGVKLSLSGGGPEFQRCSHFFQMKNISFCGCHPRNSCYFGFITKHPLLSRFACHVFVSQESMRPVAQSVGRAFLEYYHEHLAFACPTEDIYLE, encoded by the exons ATGGCGGATCGCGCGGAGatgttttctctctccaccttccactCGCTGTCGCCTCCGGGCTGCAG gcctccccAGGACATAAGCCTGGAAGAATTTGATGATGAAGACCTGTCTGAGATCACCGACGACTGTGGACTGGGCCTTAGCTACGATTCGGACCACTGCGAGAAG GACAGCCTCTCCCTGGGTCGCTCAGAGCAGCCACACCCTATCTGTTCCTTCCAAGATGATTTCCAGGAGTTTGAGATGATCGATGACAATGAGGAGGAAGACGAGGATGAGGAGGacgatgaggaagaggaggaagaaggagatggggagggcaAGGCAGGGGGAGGATCTGGTTCAGAGGCTCTTGTTGGAGagacccttcttccctctccttccctagaGGAGTCCCACAAGCACCGACCCACCACTCTCCACCTGACCACACTCGGGGCCCAG GACTCCTTGAACAATAACAACGGCGGCTTTACCTCTGCACCCCCATCCTCCTGGCAGGAGACAGTGCTGCGGTCGCCCGCCCAGGAGCCCGTTAAAG AGCTCCCGGCCCCTCTCAGGCCGGCTGAAGAGGAGCCCCATGAGGCACGGTCTCTGGTACACCCTGGTTGTGACTGTGAAGGGAACCCACCCCCAGAGCCACCAGTGTCCGGTGGGGCCTCGCCTTCCTCTGATCCTGGGATTGAGGCCGACTTGAGAAGCCACTCGAGTGGAGGCCGCGAGGGTCGGCGAAGCAGCCAGGAGCTCTCATCACCAGGCTCGGACTCGGAGGATGCAGGGGGTGCACGCCTGGGCCGCATGATCTCGTCCATTTCGGAGACGGAGCTGGAGCTGAGCAGCgacggcggcggcagcagcagcggccgCTCGTCCCATCTCACCAACTCGATCGAGGAGGCTTCATCGCCAGCCTccgagccggagccggagccggagccacTGCATGAACCTCCCCGCCGCCCTGCCTTCCTGCCCGTGGGCCACGATGACACCAACAGCGAGTATGAGTCCGGCTCCGAGTCTGAGCCTGACCTCAGCGAGGATGCCGACTCGCCCTGGCTGCTCAGCAACTTGGTGAGCCGCATGATCTCGGAGGGTTCCTCGCCCATCCGTTGCCCGGGCCAGTGCTTATCTCCAGCACCGCGCCTGCCAGAAGAGGCAGCAGCGTCACAGGCCAGCCGGGTACCCCAGGACTGCCAAGACCCCGAGGCAGTAGCAGGGCCCCACGTGGAGTTGGTGGACATGGACACCCTCTGCGGGTCACCTCCGCCGGCCCCGGCAGCGCCTCGGCTTGGCCCTGCGCAGCCTGGGCCCTGCCTTTTCCTCAGTAACCCGACACGGGATACCATCACCCCGCTTTGGGCCACAGCGGGCCGCACTGCCCGCCCTGGCCGCTCCTGCTCCGCTGCCTGCtcggaggaggaggatgaggacgaagaggatgaggaggatgaggacgATGCAGAGGACAGCGTGGTCCCTCCTGGTTCTAGGAGTACGGGCTCTAGCGCGCCGCTGGATGCCTCGCTGGTGTACGATGCCGTTAAGTACACACTGGTAGTGGATGAGCACACTCAGCTGGAGCTGGTGAGCCTGCGGCGCTGTGCAGGCCTGGGCAACGACAGCGAAGAGGACAGCAGCTGCGAGGCCAGTGAGGAAGAGGCGGGAGCCACATTACTAGGTGGTGACCAGGGGCCAGGGGATGCCTCTCCTGACAGTCCGGacctcaccttctccaagaagttccTCAATGTCTTTGTCAACAGCACGTCTCGATCCTCCA GCACAGAGTCCTTTGGTCTTTTCTCCTGTCTGGTcaatggggaggagagagagcagacaCACCGGGCTGTCTTCAG GTTCATCCCCCGGCATCCAGACGAACTGGAGTTGGACGTGGATGACCCCGTGTTGGTGGAAGCTGAAGAGGATGACTTTTGGTTTCGAGGCTTCAACATGCGGACTGGCGAGCGCGGGGTGTTCCCCGCCTTCTATGCCCACGCGGTGCCCGGTCCTGCCAAGGACCTGCTGG ggagcAAGCGGAGCCCTTGCTGGGTGGAGCGCTTCGATGTGCAGTTCTTGGGCTCCGTGGAAGTACCGTGTCACCAGGGCAATGGCatcctgtgtgccgccatgcaaAAG ATTGCCACAGCCCGGAAGCTAACCGTGCACCTGCGCCCTCCTGCCTCTTGTGACCTTGAGATCTCTCTGCGGGGGGTCAAGCTGAGTCTGAGCGGAGGAGGACCTGAG TTCCAGCGCTGCAGTCACTTCTTCCAGATGAAGAACATCTCATTCTGCGGCTGTCATCCCCGAAACAGCTG CTATTTTGGCTTCATCACCAAACACCCGCTGCTAAGCCGCTTTGCCTGCCATGTCTTTGTGTCCCAGGAGTCTATGAGACCAGTGGCGCAGAGCGTGGG CCGGGCCTTCCTGGAGTACTACCATGAGCACCTGGCATTTGCCTGCCCCACAGAGGATATCTACCTGGAGTAG